In Lycium ferocissimum isolate CSIRO_LF1 chromosome 7, AGI_CSIRO_Lferr_CH_V1, whole genome shotgun sequence, the sequence TTGTCTGAATGTTTGTTAAGATCAAGTTTCTTGCTTTTTGCTGATTCTTCAACTACTGTGTTTTCTGTCCAAgtttaagagcccgtttggccataagaattattcacttttttcaggaaaacttattcacttttttccggaattagcgtttggccatcaaaatttcaaatgcaacttgaagttgtattccggaatttgaaaaaaacttgtttttcaagtttttcacttttcaactccaactccaaaattccaaagaaagtgaatttttttttggtttctatggccaaacgcctactaagattCTGAAatgcattttccctattttagCTGCATGTGAGATTATTGAtagtttgtttttattttctcatgAGCAAGATTATTGGGGTTGATGTAATTCTATTTCCACCACCTGCTGGAATGTGTGGATTTCTGTAGTTAGACAAGTTCACTGTATCATTCTAATTAGGCTAGATCTGTTTCCTCCAGTAAATTAGCATTTTTGACAGTAAAGatctgtttttttcttttttttttttttcctttctttttcaataGAACCCTTAAGCCCCAGATTTTAAATGTTTGTGTGGGAAGGTGGGATATTGAACCCAAGACCTTAATGACTTTGATAAAATGGAGCAAATGGCTTATCTGAGCTAAGTTTACATCATAAACTATAGTGGTAAAGCGAAGCCTATGCTAGAAATTAGCCGACcttaatcaagtcataagactGTCATCTTATTCTAGAAATGTTCGGCAAATAAGATGAACTGGGACTTATCACTAGAAAAGATGTTTATATTAAACCAAGCATGCTAGATTTACCATGTCCACTTAAAAAAAGAGGCTCTGTTGGTTGAGATCTGATGTTATAAAAGCTAGAATACGTTAGTTTAATTCAAAGTTAAAATATGGCAAACAAGTTGCAGCAAGTTAAAGATTACTAATGTTCTTTTGCAGGATTATCCCCAGCTTTTAGCTTTAAGCACAAAGAGCTTGAAAAGGAAAGGGAacaaaaattccattttttcgCGAAAGGACTGCTTGAATTGTTACCCATTAGAGCATTTAAACATGATGACTCGATGGATCCACCATCAACTGGATTTCCTACAACCCCTATCGTAAATCCTGTCACAACTCCAACTAATATGCCTCCAGGTAACTCAGCTCCAACAGTTGTTACTGTCCCATCCACAAACCCCAACCCTGGAATTCCGAATCTTGGGTCGACACCTCCTGCAGCCCCTGTAACTGACCCgaaccccaaccccaaccctccGGGACCAATTACTAATCCAGTTACCACCCCCAGCACAGATTCACCCGTAAGTAATCCTGTAACAACGAATCCAAACCCCGTAGGTGGTGTTCCTGTCACCACCCCGGTAACGCCACCTGCAACTACAAATGCTCCTTCTACTGGAGGTGGGAGCTGGTGCGTAGCAAAGAATGGAGCGGCACAGACTGCGCTTCAGTCGGCACTTGATTATGCTTGTGGGAAGGGAGCAGATTGCTCAGCCATCCAGCAGGGTGGAAGTTGTTATAATCCTAATAGTCTGCAAAGTCATGCATCCTATGCTTTCAATAGCTACTTTCAAAAGAATCCAGGGCAAACGAGCTGTGATTTTGGGGGTGCCGCCATGATAACCAACTCAAACCCAAGTAAGCAAAGAAAGATTCTTTATTGCTGTTATAAACCAGCATCTTATTGTTTTTCTTATCATTTACATGCTGACATACAGGCACCGGTTCTTGTGTTTTCCCTGCATCGGGGTCTTCTACATCATCGCCTACAACACCTACTCCAACAACTACCACGCCAACGTCTGGAACTCCAGcaccaacaacatcatcgaCAACAGGTGCTGCAGTACCAGGGTAAGGGGAATTTTAATTCGTTTCATCAgtctaaaaatacccttttcGTTTCATTTTCTATGGTAGTGTTTGACTTGGCAAGGAGTTTAAGATATGAAGAAAGGCTTGTATATAAAATGTGtcaattctttttttaacaaactaaaaagggAAGTGCTTTGATAACCCACAGCAGAAGGCATTCCCAATAAGATCGATACTTCGAATCCTGCTTGGACGAAACGCAAGATA encodes:
- the LOC132064414 gene encoding glucan endo-1,3-beta-glucosidase 3, which translates into the protein MSTIIMTRGASKYVFFFSLFILLACISGLSPAFSFKHKELEKEREQKFHFFAKGLLELLPIRAFKHDDSMDPPSTGFPTTPIVNPVTTPTNMPPGNSAPTVVTVPSTNPNPGIPNLGSTPPAAPVTDPNPNPNPPGPITNPVTTPSTDSPVSNPVTTNPNPVGGVPVTTPVTPPATTNAPSTGGGSWCVAKNGAAQTALQSALDYACGKGADCSAIQQGGSCYNPNSLQSHASYAFNSYFQKNPGQTSCDFGGAAMITNSNPSTGSCVFPASGSSTSSPTTPTPTTTTPTSGTPAPTTSSTTGAAVPGLAPPTGMNGNDSGFGMMPSGIGESIPPTSTTSLSMSNRLQPLVGCIILVASVATSKLVLEI